One window of Athalia rosae chromosome 4, iyAthRosa1.1, whole genome shotgun sequence genomic DNA carries:
- the LOC105687567 gene encoding solute carrier family 12 member 4 isoform X1, producing the protein MPERFIVTPAPSEPPSVRPIGFGVGYGDGGGASGDGEPFVGGNNSEKRSGYETNLYLYSEEMEDRPRISTLLNSLANYSNTIPAATDPDSKPAQPPGGGARMGTLIGVYLPCIQNIFGVILFIRLTWVVGTAGAIQGFLIVLCCCCVTMLTAISMSAIATNGVVPAGGSYFMISRSLGPEFGGAVGMLFYMGTTLAAAMYIIGAVEIVLTYMAPTLSIFGDFTKDAAIMANNFRVYGTGLLMGMGTIVFIGVKLVNKFATVALACVILSILAVYVGLFYNISGSEALKMCVLGERLLKDVDMVNCTKATNGSLHELYCPDNNPCDPYYENHEPRIVNGIHGLASGVFMDNIWGSFLEEGQFLAYKNKPEDVDKLSYPTYNQIQADLTTTFTILIGIFFPSVTGIMAGSNRSGDLADAQKSIPIGTICAIITTSVVYLSSVLLFAGTVDNLLLRDKFGQSIGGKLVVANIAWPNEWVILIGSFLSTFGAGLQSLTGAPRLLQAIARDGIIPFLAPFASSSSRGEPTRALLLTVVICQCGILLGNVDYLAPLLSMFFLMCYGFVNLACVLQTLLRTPNWRPRFKYYHWSLSFLGLSLCVAIMFMTSWYYALLAMGMAGCMYKYIEYRGAEKEWGDGIRGLALSAARYSLLRLEEGPPHTKNWRPQILILAKLTDDLVPKYRKLFAFASQLKAGKGLAVCASCISGDYSKSSGEAMAAKQSLQKTMDEEKVKGFVDVLVAKSVVDGLSCLVQTTGLGGMKPNTVILGWPYGWRQTEDDKTWKVFLQTLRSVTAARMALLVPKGINFFPDSTEKVVGNIDVWWIVHDGGLLMLLPFLLKQHRTWKNCKMRIFTVAQMEDNSIQMKKDLKMFLYHLRIEAEVEVVEMMDSDISAYTYERTLMMEQRHQILRELRLNKKESLGVGRTLLDFDEAQAIMDQCHNVDVKTATKVRFQEPSNQGVNQANGIDEAQEKLVQETELNGKDFEVGDSSEKDGDGRETTEETSRLVGGSPKEDNRENNAKEARESEDDGKTGSPVTKEPDQYVPDEGNVRRMNTSVKLNEVIVNKSHDAQLVILNLPGPPRDTKMEKESNYMEFLEVLTEGLERVLMVRGGGREVITIYS; encoded by the exons GTGATGGAGGGGGTGCTTCCGGTGACGGGGAACCCTTCGTGGGTGGTAACAATTCCGAGAAGAGATCGGGATATGAAACGAACCTCTACCTCTACAGT GAGGAAATGGAGGATCGGCCTCGTATCTCGACACTTCTCAACAGCTTGGCAAACTACAGCAACACCATACCGGCAGCTACAGATCCGGACAGCAAACCGGCACAGCCACCGGGTGGTGGGGCTAGAATGGGAACCCTGATCGGAGTTTATCTCCCCTGTATCCAGAATATTTTTGGCGTTATCCTCTTTATCCGATTGACATGGGTCGTCGGAACCGCGGGAGCGATTCAAGGATTTCTCATCGTgctctgctgctgctgcgtc ACCATGTTAACGGCGATCAGCATGAGCGCTATCGCTACCAATGGCGTCGTTCCAGCCGGGGGATCCTATTTCATGATATCGAGGAGCTTGGGACCCGAATTCGGAGGTGCTGTGGGAATGCTTTTCTACATGGGAACGACATTGGCAGCCGCTATGTACATCATCGGTGCCGTTGAAATCGTCCTG ACGTACATGGCTCCGACGTTGAGTATATTCGGCGACTTCACGAAAGACGCTGCTATCATGGCCAACAATTTTCGAGTCTACGGGACGGGTCTTCTGATGGGTATGGGTACGATAGTGTTCATCGGTGTCAAGTTGGTCAACAAATTCGCGACCGTAGCCCTTGCTTGTGTGATCCTCTCGATCCTCGCGGTGTACGTTGGTCTGTTTTACAATATCAGTGGCAGCGAAGCGCTCAA AATGTGCGTTCTTGGTGAGCGTCTATTGAAGGACGTCGATATGGTGAATTGCACGAAGGCGACCAACGGCTCGTTACACGAACTATACTGTCCCGACAACAACCCTTGCGATCCGTACTACGAAAATCACGAACCACGAATAGTGAATGGGATCCACGGCTTGGCCAGCGGCGTCTTTATGG acAACATATGGGGAAGTTTCCTAGAGGAAGGGCAATTTCTTGCCTATAAAAACAAACCAGAGGATGTGGATAAACTTTCGTATCCGACTTATAATCAAATCCAAGCAGACCTCACGACGACCTTCACCATTCTGATCGGTATTTTCTTCCCCTCGGTCACAG GTATAATGGCGGGTTCTAATAGATCGGGAGATCTGGCTGACGCTCAGAAGTCGATCCCTATCGGAACAATTTGCGCTATAATAACGACATCGGTGGTATATCTGTCCAGCGTCTTACTCTTCGCCGGGACGGTCGACAACCTCTTGCTGAGGGACAAATTCGGCCAAAGTATAGGTGGCAAATTAGTCGTCGCAAACATCGCTTGGCCAAACGAATGGGTTATCCTGATCGGATCTTTTCTCTCCACCTTCGGTGCCGGACTTCAATCTCTAACGGGGGCTCCCAGACTCCTTCAAGCGATCGCTCGCGATGGAATTATTCCGTTCCTAGCACCGTTTGCATCGAGTTCTAGCAGAGGTGAACCGACGCGTGCTCTGTTGTTAACCGTCGTGATATGCCAGTGTGGAATTCTCCTCGGTAACGTCGATTATCTCGCCCCCCTTCTCTCTATGTTTTTCCTGATGTGCTACGGGTTCGTAAACCTCGCCTGCGTCCTCCAAACCCTACTTCGTACACCGAATTGGAGGCCGCGATTCAAATACTACCACTGGAGTCTCTCGTTCCTGGGGCTCTCGCTGTGCGTTGCCATAATGTTTATGACCAGTTGGTATTACGCACTTTTGGCCATGGGAATGGCCGGGTGCATGTACAAGTATATCGAGTACCGGGGTGCTGAAAAAGAATGGGGAGACGGTATCCGCGGTCTCGCCTTGTCAGCGGCAAGATACTCGCTCCTTCGACTCGAAGAGGGCCCACCGCatacgaaaaattggcgtCCGCAGATATTGATTTTGGCCAAACTTACGGATGATTTGGTACCGAAATATCGCAAACTATTCGCCTTCGCTAGCCAACTCAAAGCTGGTAAAGGACTCGCCGTTTGCGCGAGCTGCATCAGCGGGGACTACTCAAAGTCATCGGGTGAAGCGATGGCCGCCAAGCAGAGCCTGCAGAAGACCATGGACGAGGAAAAAGTCAAGGGATTTGTCGACGTGTTGGTAGCGAAAAGTGTCGTCGATGGGCTCAGTTGTCTCGTGCAGACTACCGGACTCGGAGGAATGAAACCCAACACTGTTATTTTGGGATGGCCGTACGGATGGAGACAGACGGAGGATGATAAAACATGGAAGGTATTCTTGCAGACGCTCAGGAGCGTCACGGCGGCTCGTATGGCGCTCCTTGTACCCAAGGGGATTAATTTCTTTCCCGATTCGACGGAGAAAGTTGTCGGAAACATCGATGTATGGTGGATCGTCCACGACGGTGGGCTTCTTATGCTCCTTCCGTTTTTGCTGAAGCAACATCGTACGTGGAAAAACTGCAAGATGAGGATTTTCACCGTTGCCCAGATGGAGGATAATtcgattcaaatgaaaaaggacCTCAAGATGTTTTTGTATCATCTCCGAATCGAAGCAGAGGTCGAGGTAGTCGAGATG aTGGATTCGGATATTTCCGCTTACACGTACGAGCGCACACTGATGATGGAACAGAGGCACCAAATACTGCGAGAACTTCGTCTGAACAAGAAAGAATCTTTGGGCGTC GGGCGGACATTGTTGGACTTCGACGAG GCTCAAGCTATAATGGACCAGTGTCACAACGTGGATGTGAAGACAGCGACCAAGGTCCGATTTCAGGAGCCCTCCAACCAGGGGGTAAATCAAGCCAATGGAATCGACGAGGCACAGGAGAAACTTGTTCAAGAAACGGAATTAAACGGAAAAGATTTCGAGGTAGGTGACTCTAGCGAAAAGGACGGCGACGGTAGAGAAACGACGGAGGAAACTTCTCGCCTCGTCGGCGGTTCCCCGAAAGAAGATAACAGGGAGAATAACGCCAAAGAAGCACGGGAGAGCGAGGACGATGGTAAGACGGGAAGTCCGGTTACCAAGGAACCCGATCAATACGTTCC GGACGAGGGTAATGTGCGGCGGATGAACACTTCCGTGAAATTGAACGAAGTTATAGTGAACAAGAGTCACGACGCTCAGTTGGTGATTCTTAACTTGCCAGGTCCGCCGAGGGACAcgaagatggaaaaagaatcaaacT ACATGGAGTTCCTCGAAGTATTAACGGAAGGTCTTGAAAGAGTGTTGATGGTAAGAGGCGGGGGCCGAGAAGTAATCACCATATACTCGTGA
- the LOC105687567 gene encoding solute carrier family 12 member 4 isoform X3, translated as MSEGPSKTNANAGTRLDIGDGGGASGDGEPFVGGNNSEKRSGYETNLYLYSEEMEDRPRISTLLNSLANYSNTIPAATDPDSKPAQPPGGGARMGTLIGVYLPCIQNIFGVILFIRLTWVVGTAGAIQGFLIVLCCCCVTMLTAISMSAIATNGVVPAGGSYFMISRSLGPEFGGAVGMLFYMGTTLAAAMYIIGAVEIVLTYMAPTLSIFGDFTKDAAIMANNFRVYGTGLLMGMGTIVFIGVKLVNKFATVALACVILSILAVYVGLFYNISGSEALKMCVLGERLLKDVDMVNCTKATNGSLHELYCPDNNPCDPYYENHEPRIVNGIHGLASGVFMDNIWGSFLEEGQFLAYKNKPEDVDKLSYPTYNQIQADLTTTFTILIGIFFPSVTGIMAGSNRSGDLADAQKSIPIGTICAIITTSVVYLSSVLLFAGTVDNLLLRDKFGQSIGGKLVVANIAWPNEWVILIGSFLSTFGAGLQSLTGAPRLLQAIARDGIIPFLAPFASSSSRGEPTRALLLTVVICQCGILLGNVDYLAPLLSMFFLMCYGFVNLACVLQTLLRTPNWRPRFKYYHWSLSFLGLSLCVAIMFMTSWYYALLAMGMAGCMYKYIEYRGAEKEWGDGIRGLALSAARYSLLRLEEGPPHTKNWRPQILILAKLTDDLVPKYRKLFAFASQLKAGKGLAVCASCISGDYSKSSGEAMAAKQSLQKTMDEEKVKGFVDVLVAKSVVDGLSCLVQTTGLGGMKPNTVILGWPYGWRQTEDDKTWKVFLQTLRSVTAARMALLVPKGINFFPDSTEKVVGNIDVWWIVHDGGLLMLLPFLLKQHRTWKNCKMRIFTVAQMEDNSIQMKKDLKMFLYHLRIEAEVEVVEMMDSDISAYTYERTLMMEQRHQILRELRLNKKESLGVGRTLLDFDEAQAIMDQCHNVDVKTATKVRFQEPSNQGVNQANGIDEAQEKLVQETELNGKDFEVGDSSEKDGDGRETTEETSRLVGGSPKEDNRENNAKEARESEDDGKTGSPVTKEPDQYVPDEGNVRRMNTSVKLNEVIVNKSHDAQLVILNLPGPPRDTKMEKESNYMEFLEVLTEGLERVLMVRGGGREVITIYS; from the exons ATGAGCGAGGGACCGTCGAAAACGAACGCCAACGCGGGGACTCGGCTAGATATCG GTGATGGAGGGGGTGCTTCCGGTGACGGGGAACCCTTCGTGGGTGGTAACAATTCCGAGAAGAGATCGGGATATGAAACGAACCTCTACCTCTACAGT GAGGAAATGGAGGATCGGCCTCGTATCTCGACACTTCTCAACAGCTTGGCAAACTACAGCAACACCATACCGGCAGCTACAGATCCGGACAGCAAACCGGCACAGCCACCGGGTGGTGGGGCTAGAATGGGAACCCTGATCGGAGTTTATCTCCCCTGTATCCAGAATATTTTTGGCGTTATCCTCTTTATCCGATTGACATGGGTCGTCGGAACCGCGGGAGCGATTCAAGGATTTCTCATCGTgctctgctgctgctgcgtc ACCATGTTAACGGCGATCAGCATGAGCGCTATCGCTACCAATGGCGTCGTTCCAGCCGGGGGATCCTATTTCATGATATCGAGGAGCTTGGGACCCGAATTCGGAGGTGCTGTGGGAATGCTTTTCTACATGGGAACGACATTGGCAGCCGCTATGTACATCATCGGTGCCGTTGAAATCGTCCTG ACGTACATGGCTCCGACGTTGAGTATATTCGGCGACTTCACGAAAGACGCTGCTATCATGGCCAACAATTTTCGAGTCTACGGGACGGGTCTTCTGATGGGTATGGGTACGATAGTGTTCATCGGTGTCAAGTTGGTCAACAAATTCGCGACCGTAGCCCTTGCTTGTGTGATCCTCTCGATCCTCGCGGTGTACGTTGGTCTGTTTTACAATATCAGTGGCAGCGAAGCGCTCAA AATGTGCGTTCTTGGTGAGCGTCTATTGAAGGACGTCGATATGGTGAATTGCACGAAGGCGACCAACGGCTCGTTACACGAACTATACTGTCCCGACAACAACCCTTGCGATCCGTACTACGAAAATCACGAACCACGAATAGTGAATGGGATCCACGGCTTGGCCAGCGGCGTCTTTATGG acAACATATGGGGAAGTTTCCTAGAGGAAGGGCAATTTCTTGCCTATAAAAACAAACCAGAGGATGTGGATAAACTTTCGTATCCGACTTATAATCAAATCCAAGCAGACCTCACGACGACCTTCACCATTCTGATCGGTATTTTCTTCCCCTCGGTCACAG GTATAATGGCGGGTTCTAATAGATCGGGAGATCTGGCTGACGCTCAGAAGTCGATCCCTATCGGAACAATTTGCGCTATAATAACGACATCGGTGGTATATCTGTCCAGCGTCTTACTCTTCGCCGGGACGGTCGACAACCTCTTGCTGAGGGACAAATTCGGCCAAAGTATAGGTGGCAAATTAGTCGTCGCAAACATCGCTTGGCCAAACGAATGGGTTATCCTGATCGGATCTTTTCTCTCCACCTTCGGTGCCGGACTTCAATCTCTAACGGGGGCTCCCAGACTCCTTCAAGCGATCGCTCGCGATGGAATTATTCCGTTCCTAGCACCGTTTGCATCGAGTTCTAGCAGAGGTGAACCGACGCGTGCTCTGTTGTTAACCGTCGTGATATGCCAGTGTGGAATTCTCCTCGGTAACGTCGATTATCTCGCCCCCCTTCTCTCTATGTTTTTCCTGATGTGCTACGGGTTCGTAAACCTCGCCTGCGTCCTCCAAACCCTACTTCGTACACCGAATTGGAGGCCGCGATTCAAATACTACCACTGGAGTCTCTCGTTCCTGGGGCTCTCGCTGTGCGTTGCCATAATGTTTATGACCAGTTGGTATTACGCACTTTTGGCCATGGGAATGGCCGGGTGCATGTACAAGTATATCGAGTACCGGGGTGCTGAAAAAGAATGGGGAGACGGTATCCGCGGTCTCGCCTTGTCAGCGGCAAGATACTCGCTCCTTCGACTCGAAGAGGGCCCACCGCatacgaaaaattggcgtCCGCAGATATTGATTTTGGCCAAACTTACGGATGATTTGGTACCGAAATATCGCAAACTATTCGCCTTCGCTAGCCAACTCAAAGCTGGTAAAGGACTCGCCGTTTGCGCGAGCTGCATCAGCGGGGACTACTCAAAGTCATCGGGTGAAGCGATGGCCGCCAAGCAGAGCCTGCAGAAGACCATGGACGAGGAAAAAGTCAAGGGATTTGTCGACGTGTTGGTAGCGAAAAGTGTCGTCGATGGGCTCAGTTGTCTCGTGCAGACTACCGGACTCGGAGGAATGAAACCCAACACTGTTATTTTGGGATGGCCGTACGGATGGAGACAGACGGAGGATGATAAAACATGGAAGGTATTCTTGCAGACGCTCAGGAGCGTCACGGCGGCTCGTATGGCGCTCCTTGTACCCAAGGGGATTAATTTCTTTCCCGATTCGACGGAGAAAGTTGTCGGAAACATCGATGTATGGTGGATCGTCCACGACGGTGGGCTTCTTATGCTCCTTCCGTTTTTGCTGAAGCAACATCGTACGTGGAAAAACTGCAAGATGAGGATTTTCACCGTTGCCCAGATGGAGGATAATtcgattcaaatgaaaaaggacCTCAAGATGTTTTTGTATCATCTCCGAATCGAAGCAGAGGTCGAGGTAGTCGAGATG aTGGATTCGGATATTTCCGCTTACACGTACGAGCGCACACTGATGATGGAACAGAGGCACCAAATACTGCGAGAACTTCGTCTGAACAAGAAAGAATCTTTGGGCGTC GGGCGGACATTGTTGGACTTCGACGAG GCTCAAGCTATAATGGACCAGTGTCACAACGTGGATGTGAAGACAGCGACCAAGGTCCGATTTCAGGAGCCCTCCAACCAGGGGGTAAATCAAGCCAATGGAATCGACGAGGCACAGGAGAAACTTGTTCAAGAAACGGAATTAAACGGAAAAGATTTCGAGGTAGGTGACTCTAGCGAAAAGGACGGCGACGGTAGAGAAACGACGGAGGAAACTTCTCGCCTCGTCGGCGGTTCCCCGAAAGAAGATAACAGGGAGAATAACGCCAAAGAAGCACGGGAGAGCGAGGACGATGGTAAGACGGGAAGTCCGGTTACCAAGGAACCCGATCAATACGTTCC GGACGAGGGTAATGTGCGGCGGATGAACACTTCCGTGAAATTGAACGAAGTTATAGTGAACAAGAGTCACGACGCTCAGTTGGTGATTCTTAACTTGCCAGGTCCGCCGAGGGACAcgaagatggaaaaagaatcaaacT ACATGGAGTTCCTCGAAGTATTAACGGAAGGTCTTGAAAGAGTGTTGATGGTAAGAGGCGGGGGCCGAGAAGTAATCACCATATACTCGTGA
- the LOC105687567 gene encoding solute carrier family 12 member 4 isoform X4 — translation MPERFIVTPAPSEPPSVRPIGFGVGYGDGGGASGDGEPFVGGNNSEKRSGYETNLYLYSEEMEDRPRISTLLNSLANYSNTIPAATDPDSKPAQPPGGGARMGTLIGVYLPCIQNIFGVILFIRLTWVVGTAGAIQGFLIVLCCCCVTMLTAISMSAIATNGVVPAGGSYFMISRSLGPEFGGAVGMLFYMGTTLAAAMYIIGAVEIVLTYMAPTLSIFGDFTKDAAIMANNFRVYGTGLLMGMGTIVFIGVKLVNKFATVALACVILSILAVYVGLFYNISGSEALKMCVLGERLLKDVDMVNCTKATNGSLHELYCPDNNPCDPYYENHEPRIVNGIHGLASGVFMDNIWGSFLEEGQFLAYKNKPEDVDKLSYPTYNQIQADLTTTFTILIGIFFPSVTGIMAGSNRSGDLADAQKSIPIGTICAIITTSVVYLSSVLLFAGTVDNLLLRDKFGQSIGGKLVVANIAWPNEWVILIGSFLSTFGAGLQSLTGAPRLLQAIARDGIIPFLAPFASSSSRGEPTRALLLTVVICQCGILLGNVDYLAPLLSMFFLMCYGFVNLACVLQTLLRTPNWRPRFKYYHWSLSFLGLSLCVAIMFMTSWYYALLAMGMAGCMYKYIEYRGAEKEWGDGIRGLALSAARYSLLRLEEGPPHTKNWRPQILILAKLTDDLVPKYRKLFAFASQLKAGKGLAVCASCISGDYSKSSGEAMAAKQSLQKTMDEEKVKGFVDVLVAKSVVDGLSCLVQTTGLGGMKPNTVILGWPYGWRQTEDDKTWKVFLQTLRSVTAARMALLVPKGINFFPDSTEKVVGNIDVWWIVHDGGLLMLLPFLLKQHRTWKNCKMRIFTVAQMEDNSIQMKKDLKMFLYHLRIEAEVEVVEMMDSDISAYTYERTLMMEQRHQILRELRLNKKESLGVAQAIMDQCHNVDVKTATKVRFQEPSNQGVNQANGIDEAQEKLVQETELNGKDFEVGDSSEKDGDGRETTEETSRLVGGSPKEDNRENNAKEARESEDDGKTGSPVTKEPDQYVPDEGNVRRMNTSVKLNEVIVNKSHDAQLVILNLPGPPRDTKMEKESNYMEFLEVLTEGLERVLMVRGGGREVITIYS, via the exons GTGATGGAGGGGGTGCTTCCGGTGACGGGGAACCCTTCGTGGGTGGTAACAATTCCGAGAAGAGATCGGGATATGAAACGAACCTCTACCTCTACAGT GAGGAAATGGAGGATCGGCCTCGTATCTCGACACTTCTCAACAGCTTGGCAAACTACAGCAACACCATACCGGCAGCTACAGATCCGGACAGCAAACCGGCACAGCCACCGGGTGGTGGGGCTAGAATGGGAACCCTGATCGGAGTTTATCTCCCCTGTATCCAGAATATTTTTGGCGTTATCCTCTTTATCCGATTGACATGGGTCGTCGGAACCGCGGGAGCGATTCAAGGATTTCTCATCGTgctctgctgctgctgcgtc ACCATGTTAACGGCGATCAGCATGAGCGCTATCGCTACCAATGGCGTCGTTCCAGCCGGGGGATCCTATTTCATGATATCGAGGAGCTTGGGACCCGAATTCGGAGGTGCTGTGGGAATGCTTTTCTACATGGGAACGACATTGGCAGCCGCTATGTACATCATCGGTGCCGTTGAAATCGTCCTG ACGTACATGGCTCCGACGTTGAGTATATTCGGCGACTTCACGAAAGACGCTGCTATCATGGCCAACAATTTTCGAGTCTACGGGACGGGTCTTCTGATGGGTATGGGTACGATAGTGTTCATCGGTGTCAAGTTGGTCAACAAATTCGCGACCGTAGCCCTTGCTTGTGTGATCCTCTCGATCCTCGCGGTGTACGTTGGTCTGTTTTACAATATCAGTGGCAGCGAAGCGCTCAA AATGTGCGTTCTTGGTGAGCGTCTATTGAAGGACGTCGATATGGTGAATTGCACGAAGGCGACCAACGGCTCGTTACACGAACTATACTGTCCCGACAACAACCCTTGCGATCCGTACTACGAAAATCACGAACCACGAATAGTGAATGGGATCCACGGCTTGGCCAGCGGCGTCTTTATGG acAACATATGGGGAAGTTTCCTAGAGGAAGGGCAATTTCTTGCCTATAAAAACAAACCAGAGGATGTGGATAAACTTTCGTATCCGACTTATAATCAAATCCAAGCAGACCTCACGACGACCTTCACCATTCTGATCGGTATTTTCTTCCCCTCGGTCACAG GTATAATGGCGGGTTCTAATAGATCGGGAGATCTGGCTGACGCTCAGAAGTCGATCCCTATCGGAACAATTTGCGCTATAATAACGACATCGGTGGTATATCTGTCCAGCGTCTTACTCTTCGCCGGGACGGTCGACAACCTCTTGCTGAGGGACAAATTCGGCCAAAGTATAGGTGGCAAATTAGTCGTCGCAAACATCGCTTGGCCAAACGAATGGGTTATCCTGATCGGATCTTTTCTCTCCACCTTCGGTGCCGGACTTCAATCTCTAACGGGGGCTCCCAGACTCCTTCAAGCGATCGCTCGCGATGGAATTATTCCGTTCCTAGCACCGTTTGCATCGAGTTCTAGCAGAGGTGAACCGACGCGTGCTCTGTTGTTAACCGTCGTGATATGCCAGTGTGGAATTCTCCTCGGTAACGTCGATTATCTCGCCCCCCTTCTCTCTATGTTTTTCCTGATGTGCTACGGGTTCGTAAACCTCGCCTGCGTCCTCCAAACCCTACTTCGTACACCGAATTGGAGGCCGCGATTCAAATACTACCACTGGAGTCTCTCGTTCCTGGGGCTCTCGCTGTGCGTTGCCATAATGTTTATGACCAGTTGGTATTACGCACTTTTGGCCATGGGAATGGCCGGGTGCATGTACAAGTATATCGAGTACCGGGGTGCTGAAAAAGAATGGGGAGACGGTATCCGCGGTCTCGCCTTGTCAGCGGCAAGATACTCGCTCCTTCGACTCGAAGAGGGCCCACCGCatacgaaaaattggcgtCCGCAGATATTGATTTTGGCCAAACTTACGGATGATTTGGTACCGAAATATCGCAAACTATTCGCCTTCGCTAGCCAACTCAAAGCTGGTAAAGGACTCGCCGTTTGCGCGAGCTGCATCAGCGGGGACTACTCAAAGTCATCGGGTGAAGCGATGGCCGCCAAGCAGAGCCTGCAGAAGACCATGGACGAGGAAAAAGTCAAGGGATTTGTCGACGTGTTGGTAGCGAAAAGTGTCGTCGATGGGCTCAGTTGTCTCGTGCAGACTACCGGACTCGGAGGAATGAAACCCAACACTGTTATTTTGGGATGGCCGTACGGATGGAGACAGACGGAGGATGATAAAACATGGAAGGTATTCTTGCAGACGCTCAGGAGCGTCACGGCGGCTCGTATGGCGCTCCTTGTACCCAAGGGGATTAATTTCTTTCCCGATTCGACGGAGAAAGTTGTCGGAAACATCGATGTATGGTGGATCGTCCACGACGGTGGGCTTCTTATGCTCCTTCCGTTTTTGCTGAAGCAACATCGTACGTGGAAAAACTGCAAGATGAGGATTTTCACCGTTGCCCAGATGGAGGATAATtcgattcaaatgaaaaaggacCTCAAGATGTTTTTGTATCATCTCCGAATCGAAGCAGAGGTCGAGGTAGTCGAGATG aTGGATTCGGATATTTCCGCTTACACGTACGAGCGCACACTGATGATGGAACAGAGGCACCAAATACTGCGAGAACTTCGTCTGAACAAGAAAGAATCTTTGGGCGTC GCTCAAGCTATAATGGACCAGTGTCACAACGTGGATGTGAAGACAGCGACCAAGGTCCGATTTCAGGAGCCCTCCAACCAGGGGGTAAATCAAGCCAATGGAATCGACGAGGCACAGGAGAAACTTGTTCAAGAAACGGAATTAAACGGAAAAGATTTCGAGGTAGGTGACTCTAGCGAAAAGGACGGCGACGGTAGAGAAACGACGGAGGAAACTTCTCGCCTCGTCGGCGGTTCCCCGAAAGAAGATAACAGGGAGAATAACGCCAAAGAAGCACGGGAGAGCGAGGACGATGGTAAGACGGGAAGTCCGGTTACCAAGGAACCCGATCAATACGTTCC GGACGAGGGTAATGTGCGGCGGATGAACACTTCCGTGAAATTGAACGAAGTTATAGTGAACAAGAGTCACGACGCTCAGTTGGTGATTCTTAACTTGCCAGGTCCGCCGAGGGACAcgaagatggaaaaagaatcaaacT ACATGGAGTTCCTCGAAGTATTAACGGAAGGTCTTGAAAGAGTGTTGATGGTAAGAGGCGGGGGCCGAGAAGTAATCACCATATACTCGTGA